A segment of the Arachis hypogaea cultivar Tifrunner chromosome 5, arahy.Tifrunner.gnm2.J5K5, whole genome shotgun sequence genome:
ATTTTTAAGAAGCCAATTAGCCAAGTCTTATCATCAACGAGAAGGAGGATGAGTATCATGAAGAGGgtatctttcttttgttctttttctttttcttgcacgTTATAATggattttcttgaaaaaaaaaaaagaaacttttCTGCTGCATGATTAGGTAGTTAATGGCGATGCCTCAAGAATCAAGGATTTCAAGGCAAATTATTCTTCATTCATCACTCTAtctttctctcccttttctgttttgttttccTTTCACAATTGGACAAATTCATAACTGTTTTGGAAACAAAATCTGTTGGTGTGTTTTCAGAAGCAGAATAATGCTGTTGATGAGTCCCCATCGATGCGTCGACGGTTATATTTTTACCTACAAGCCTCTTATTTTTGAAGAAGCCAAGACTTATCATCAACTAGAAAGAGGATGAAGAGGgtatctttcttttgttctttttcttgcaTGTTATAAtgggattttttttgaaaaaaaaaaacgaaacttTTCCACTGCATTATTAGTTAGTAAATGGCAAGTCCTCAAGAATCAAGAAGTTTCTATTTTAGAGTTTCTTCGGTTTTGCTTTTTTATTGTTACAAGACAAGTTGAAGCTTTGGTGTTTTGAAATCAAGCAATGATATTATTATAAatgttttaaaatttagatacaaaagaaaaaaaataggggGCCTCTTTAATTTTGCGGCGTGTTAAAAAACTCTTGTGTACTGAATGGAAGTTGGGGCCTTGGGGTGGTCAAGCCTTACACCTATATTGTCAATTTTAGTAGAGTCAGTATCATCAATTTATTCTAGGTGGTTCTCAGGTGGTAAAGTAATTCATTAGTTGCGTTGTTAACATGTTTTTCATAAGTATAGTGGATTACTGATTGTCAATATGCTAATtttctttcatcttttttctCTGACACCCGTGAactgtttatattttcttttatctcttGTGCTATTAGGCAAACAATGCAAAAAGTATTTTTGGTATTATTGATTGCCAAACTCTCTCATCAAAGGATCCTGAactgtttatatttttaaaaaactgtAGTTGCAATGTGAATTTACTGATTTATAATATAGGGCCTTGCAAAATGAAAATATTATTGTACATCAATTGTTGAACTTGTTTACATATGTTGGGATAAGCACTGTTGTAATCATATTTTGTATAGTTTTATCACTAGTATTGCTACACGTTACTTCTTGGCATTTGTGTTTTAAGGTTGGTAATCAAACACAGCTTCCAGCAACTGTGATTTCAGTCTTCGCTAAGAATTATGGGTAAGATATTCTTTTGATGATCACTTCATAAGCATATCTTCTAACTACATAAAACAATTCCTCTGCATATCTTTTAAAAAGTTCTTGTATTTTTCATtcgaaaaaaatttgttttaacaTTTGTATTTGAAAAGAATTGTGGGTTGAGTATGtaactattaaaaaaatgttGGATATCAATGTGACTAAAGTCATTCGTGGGATAAACAAATTAGTTTATCTGATGGCATGGTAGAACTTTGCGATTATATGCATGACTCTTTTGAACGTGTTAAAAGAAATGTTAATACACCGAAATGTTTGGAATGTTATGAAACCTGGTATGCATGGCATTCATAACTCTGCCTATGTAAAACTTTGTTGCAAAAATTTTTACATAGCCGGTTCCAAGCCCGGATAAAAGAGGAGGATGAATGATGGTACAACGTGGCTTTTATGATCTTGAAAAGATCGAGATACGATATAATTGGACCCAGTTTGAAAAAAAGGGTGATATACGTTTGCTTTTATGATCTTGAAAAGATCGAGATATGACATACTTGAACccaatttgaaaaaaatggtGATATACGTTTGCTTTTATGATGAATGATGGTAAACATGGCTTTTATGATCTTGAAAAGATCGAGATACAACATACTTGGACCCAATTTGAAATAAAGGATGATATGCATCGGCTTTTATGATATGAGAAAAAAGGGGACATGATCTACAAGACCCAAAAATTGAAAATGTCCCGTTGGATGACATGTGTGGCTTTTATAATCGGAAAAGATGGAAATGCGTTGACCTTAGAATCTGAAATAAAATGGTGTTAACTTCTTTTGTTCGAGAGGATCGTGATATCTATACTTGACCCTAAAATAAATGGTGTTAGCTATTTTTGTTCCAGAGGATGGTGATATCTATACTTGACCCTAAAGTTTATAATGTTTTGATATGATATACTGAATTTATGCAGGCGCTGGGAACAGATTATGTGGGCTTGAATATGGGAAGCATGTTAGGATGTTACAATGACAGAGGTTTAACTGTTTAAGGGCTGTTTTTGATGTAAATCTATGATTGTGAATGGAATACTGCAAACTGCAGTATAGAGGAGTAGGAGGAATTCCTGTGGTGTAGACAATCTTTAGAGATTGATGCGTGGTTATCATGTGGAAGACACTGAAACTTGGATAAgcatatcttctttttttttaatggtcAAGAGCATATCTTCTAACTACATAAAACAACTCTTCTGCCATGTATTGTGCTCTTTTTGTTGCTTCGTGATTTAAGATGCGGAAATATTGATGCATGATGTTTATCCAATTTAACTTCTTGAAGACCCAATACTAAAGGCATCTTAAAGTTGGTGCAGTGTTTAACTTTGACCCGTGATTTTTTTTAACAGCTTGACTGTAGAAAAATATGGCTTAATTAATATGCTTTGGTCATGATTTCGCATTGTTCATCTGCTGAACATATTAAATGAAAATGTTTTGCTCCTTGAAAAAGAGAAGCATAAAAGAGAAGGATTAATGAAGGTAATCATAGTTAAAGATTGATATATAATACTTAGAcccaatttaaaataaagatggtaTAGATTACTTTTATGATATAAGAAGGTAATATGATGTACTTGACCCAATTTGATCTTGAAGATAGCTTTTATGATATGAAAATTTTGAGATTACATCCTTGATCCAATTTGAAGTAAAGAATTGTATACATTGCTTTTATGAAttgaaaagttagtggcatgacATACTTGATCCAAAACTTGACATGATATAGTTGATCCAATTTGATTTGAATAGATAGCTTTTATGATCCGAAACATTTGAAATATTGCATACTTGATCCAATTGAAATAAAGGAATGCTATACATTACTTTCATCATTTGAGAAGTTGGTGGAATGATATACTCGCTACCTAAAGGACTAAAAGTTGAAATGATGATCTGTTAGATACATGTGTTGCTTTTTATAATCGAAAAAGGTTAAAATTCAATCTAGTTAATTATGGGGGAGTAAACATGGAAAGCATATTTTTTATGCAAATATATGGTTGGAATGGAATACTGCAGTTTGCAGTCTAGAAGAGTAGGAGGAATTGGTTTTGGTGTAGATAATCTTTAGAGAGTGATGTGTATTTAATTATCAAGTGGAAGACACCGAAAAAAAGTTGAGTATGAGACGCAAAATATGCTAATATAATAAAAGGCCAatcatgaaaataatataatgttGTCTCCCTTGCTTCATTTTTGGATGGTTGCAAATTGAGAAAATATCTCTTCAATGCTATTTGAGAAGAATCAGTATTAAGTGCTAGTTGAGGTGTTTTTGTACATTTCCTTGTTGGTGCCAAGAAACCATGTACAAAACTAGTTAAGGTGTCTTTGTATAGAATTGATGCAAATCCAATCTTTTGATAGTTACAATTTGATCTTGTTCAAATTGGCTCTTGTAAACTGTCTTCAAACTACTAGCGCCAATGATGATGTCTGTTTTGAATAAGCCAGTGGTTGAATCTTTTAAGAGCTAATGCtgacatgcaatttggttcttgaTTTTTGCTACTCTTGTTTTGCTTATAATTTCAAAGTTTGTTGTTTCGATTAAAGAATCAAAGTCACAAGCACTAGTAGCTATGCTCTTCTTGAATAGAACATGATTATGGCCTTAAGAATTTCTTCCACAAAGATCCTGATTCCCTTTCATATTAGATGCATTGATATGTGAAAATGTTCCATTCGTCGGCTCAACCTCAGGGCCCTCTAGTTACATCTGATTGGAGAGATTGGCAAAGTCATGGGGAATTGTGTGCCCTTCAAGTTATTCTGAGAAAGATTTATTGAAATGCCCAAGTTGTGCCAAGACTTTCAAGGATTTGACCATCTATATGGTTTCTTGAAAAGTTCAAGTTTTCAAGCAAGTCCATGTGACTAAAATCTTCTATCGGAATCAGACTTGAAATCTTGTTTTTGGAAAAATCAAGATTGAAAAGATTTTTGCACTTGGCAATTCTCTTGGGATTGACACTTCAAAGATAATTGTTTGAaatatcaatggccttgtacCATTTTCAACATGTCCAACTCTGGAATGCTTCCAGCAAAATTGTTGTAAGAAAGGTTGAGATACACCTGCTTGTGTTTGAAATGTACAATGAATGGTATCACTAGGAATTGATCTTCTGATGTGGTTGTGAGAAAGATCCAACATCACAAGCTTATTAAAATTCCCAATGCTTCTTGGAAGGAATTATAAAGCTTGTTATCATGGAGGTCCAAGTATGAAAACATATCAGGCTATATGAGATAGAATCCGGTATCTCAACTGAGATTGCTTTGAATACCAGGTTTTAAAGTAAGATTAGCCATCCTAAAAGAGTCCTAAAAAATTTTGTCAGTGAATGAATTTAAAGATAAACTTACATTTACCAGGATAGTGCAATTGAAAATCCTAGGAAGGATGGATCCATGTAATAGTTGTAGTTTAAGGTTAGAAATTTCAAATTATGAAGCACAAATACTGCAAATGATGTTGAATATGGTCTTAGGAAGGGTTCCATTCAAGAAGTTAGTTTCTAATCCAAATACTGCAATATTTTCATTTCAAGTTTCCTAACTCGGGAGGGATTGGGTTTGAGAGAGAATTCTCAAAAATTCTAAGCTGAGTGAGTTGAGTGCAATGACTTAACTGATAAGAAATATGACCAATAAATGAATTTGAAGTATCAAGAATTTAAAGGCTTGAAGAAGGGTCATATTGAATGCTAGATCAGTTGCAATGAGAGTGGATTTCAATCCAATTTGAAAGTGTTTCATTTTGGTCAAGGGTAATGGAGTCCTTGAAAGCCTTTCACGATTTCAGTTTCAACCTCCAAGAATCCAGTATTATTATTTGCATATTTACTCTTCATACCCTGGCTCAACATTAAAGCCCAGGACTAAATAAGTAAGAAGGtccaatccaaagattggccttTGTTGACAACTGACCTCCCTCGAAAAGGTCGAATTCTACTTACCCTTTCTTTCCAAGAAGTCGGGCTTTGAGGATAGCTGACAGAtaacacttatttaaataagtaactgCCTCTAAAATCTCTCAATCCCCTTCCAGGAGTCATATCTCAACTTCTCTAAGAttaagggacggttatccaccttaaaaggtggaactacttcaacggtggttattggatcacgactataaatacaccgatacctctcaggtatctctaagttctaaTACTCTGTAAACCTGTAAAACCCCTTTGCTGACTTATGCATcaaagtgtctttgcaggtaccacccctatTCCTTCACACATTCAAGTCGGACAGTGACTCCCGAGCGCAAACTGACTCGGAGATCCCCTCTTTCAAACGATTGGGCCAATCTTACaagtccagcccattaatctccggttacctaacataacattggcgtcgttgccggggacccgagagattaaccagtgatggcggacgaCTTGCACGAAGATGGAAACACAGCGCCTgattctgagcaagagaatcaggaCGCTGGAAACGACAACAGAGATATGGTCACTCATCAAGGAGCGACCAACCAGCATAGAGAAGGCACTTCATGGGTAAAAGACCCGAAGAAAAACTCCTCTAAAGGGCGTGAATCAGGAAAAGAGGGACAACCTCATGCAACTGACTTCATGGGATTGTTCTACGGACACCAGGGGCGCCTGGAGCAGTTGGAGCAAGAACTGGAACGTCAGCGGGAGGCAGAGAGAAATCTGAGGAATGAGATTGAGCGACGAAAGGAGTTTGAGGAAAAGCTCCTGAGATTAGAGTCTGCTCTCAAAGGTCGAAGCTCTCGCAGTGGCCGAGAAGACTCTCCTTTGGGAGGAGAAGGTCCGTTCAATGACGACATAATGAGGGAAAAAGTTTAAAGAAACTTTAAAAGctctgatatggacctctacgacggaacTATTGATCCAAGGCATCATttaagcaactttaaaagtcgaaTGTACATGGCTAACGCTTTTGATGCTACTCGCTGCAAGGCTTTTCCGACAACCCTTATTAAAGCAGCGATGAAATGGTTCGATGCCCCCCCCAAGGTCAGTCATTAGCTTTGACGACCTCTCGCGGAAGTTCCTCATTCGATTCTCAATCTAAAAGGAAAAAGTAAAGCACGCACCAAGTCTCCTGGGAGTGAAataggaggtcggagaacctttGAGGGACTACatagaaaggttcaacaaagcgtctttggagattcaagacctacCCACGGAGGCAGTGATTATGGGCCTAGTAAATGGACTCCGAGAATGCCCCTTCTCCTAATCTATCTCGAAGAGGCACCCAACATCCTTGAGTGATGTACAGAAAAgagctgagaagtacatcaacatggaggaaaatgccaggCTTCGagagtcaagttggcaacatggGCATTCTCACTcatcaaaagagaaagagagagagagcccaagaagaaagaggaagtCGGCCCTGAGAAGCCTATGAGATACCACTCCTATACTCCTCTACGAGTTTCCCTAGTTGATGTCTACAGGGAAATCTGTCATATTGAAAGACTACTTTCTCCTAGgcccatcaaaaataaaaaggagGGGAATCGCGGCGACTACTGTGATTACCATAAgttatatggtcactccacaaatgattgttacgacctcaaaaatatgatagaaaagctggctagaggaGGTCGGCTAGATAAatatatctcatggaaaggtcggaccaTAATGGCAAGAGAAAACGAGATGACGAGGACCGAAGAGACCCACCATCACAGATCCCGGaaagacatatacatatgattTCGGGGGATTTGGTGGAGGCGGCCTCACAAAGTCATCTCACAAGAGGCACATGAAGAAAATCTACCAGGTCGGGGGCGAAGTGCCCGACCTCCCAACCATCTCTTTTACTAAAGAAAATGGGAAAGGTATCATTCCTGGACATGATGATCCAGTTGTGATAACCATGATCCTTGCCAATGCCCATCTTCACAGAACCCTAGTGGATCAGGGAAGCTCAGCCGACATCCTGTTCAAACTGGTATTTGATAAGCTAGGGTTGGATGAAAATGAGTTAAGAGTTTACCCCAACACTCTATATGCGTTGGGGAATACACCAATAAAGCCACTAGAATTCATATCCCTACATACAACTTTCAGAAAAGGGGGTAAAATCCAAAACTTTGACCATCGACTTCATAGTCGTTGATGTGGGTTGGCTTGTAATGCTTTAATAGGCAGGAAAATCCTAAATCGcctcggagcagtggtatccaccctccacctttgcatgaaatttccaacgcCAGAGGGAATAGAAACCATCAGGGGAGATAAAAAACTGGTGAGAAAATGCTACaaggaaagcctaaacctgagagtaAAAGGTAAGGAGGTTCACACCATTGAGCTCGGAGGAGTCAGAGCTAAGGAAGAGTTGCAACCACAACCCGGGAGAAAGACTGAAGAGGTACAGGTCAAAAAAGAGGAAGGTAAAAATACCAGCATAGGAGCCAACCTGAAAGAAGGCTTGAAACAGAAGCTTATAAGGCGCCTAcgagagaattccgacctcttcgcctaaAAAGCCTCCGACATGTCAGGGATAGATCTCGAACTCATGTCGCATAAACTGTCAGTATACCCCGGATCGTGACCTGTTCAGCAAAGAAGATGGAAGCTCGGACCAGAGCGGGCCCAAGtggtagaagagcaagtacatgccctcctagaagccggcttcattaAAGAGGTCAAAGACCCGGCATGACTCGCAAATGTGGTGCTGGTCAAAAAGCAAAACGgaaagtggaggatgtgcgtcgattacactgaCCTGAATAAGGCGtgtcccaaagacccatatccacttccaAACATTGATACCTTCGTTGACTCCAGCTTGGGGTATCAATATTTGttgttcatggatgcatactcgggatataattaAATTTCGTTGTATAAgctggatcaagaaaaaacatcttTCATCAAAAGCTATGTGGTCATGACTTTTGGGTTAAAAAACGATGGAGCCACATATCAAAAgctgatgaataaagtgtttgcACCTCACCTTGGGAGcttaatggaagtctacgtagacgacatgctagtaaaggccAAGGATAAGGCCGATCTCTTGACGGACCTCTCGAAAGTCTTCAACACCATAATGATGCATGGGATGAGGTTAAATCCCACAAAGTACACCTTCGCGGTAGAGCAGGAAAATTTTTGGGATTTATGcttacacaaagaggaattgaagccaACACCGACAAGTGTAAAGCAATTCTAGAAATGAAAAACCCGACTTGCTTTAGGGAGGTCCAGCAattgaatggccgacttgcagtcCTCTCCAAGTTCTTGGAAGGATTGGTGTTAAGATCCCTACCAATCTTCTCTCTTCTAAGAAAAGATTCCAGTTCAAATGGATTCCTGAGTGTGAAGAAGCATTCCAGGAGTTTAAAAGGTTTTTAAGCCAGCCTCCTATTCTGACCCGacttaaagttgggaaagaactTGTCCTGTATTTGTCCGTAGCTAACAAAGCTATAACATCAGCTCTAATACGGGAAGACGAGGTCGAGCAGCATCCTGtatacttcaccagcaaagttctacaaggtCCTGAATTAAGGTATCAAAAATTGGAGAAGTTTGCGTATGCCTTAATAgtagcctctcgaaggctacgaccttattttcaaactcacacaataagagttcgaATGAActaacccatgaagcaaattctCCAGAAGATGGATATTGCGgttagaatggttcaatgggccatagagctatccgagttcgaccttaaGTACGAAACGTGGACGGCAATCAAAGTCCATTGCCTCACCGACTTCGTGGTAGAatatgcaggagatcaagaggaatCTTCCACTACATGGGAGCTATACGTAGATGGATTCTTCAACAAAGTTGGAAGTGGTGCAGGCATAATCTTAGTCAACCAAGAGGGAACTCAGGTAGAAGTCTctctcaaatttgaattcccagcctccaacaatcaagcagaatataAAGCCTTGATTGCAGGATTAAAACTAGCAAAAGAAGTCGGCGCAaccaaagtagttgtgttcagCAACTTTCAGGTGGTGACTTCACAAATCAATAGAGAGTACCAGGTGAAAGAccctaatatgaaaaggtacttagATAAAACCTTGGATTATCTAGGGCGATTTATCGAAACTGAGGTCAAACACATAATCCGGGATCTtaacagcagagcagacgccctctccaaaCTAGCAATTACCAAGCTaggagggaataatagaagcctgatctaagaaactctccaagaaccctctgtCACAAAAACAGAGGCCAAGAAAATCTGAAGGAAAGCACAGAACTATATCTTGGTGGAAAATATTCTCTATAAAAGGGGAATATCTACACCATTATTGAAGTGCATCCCGACCTCAAAAACAACCGAGGTACTTGAGGAAGTCCACAATGGTATCTGTGGAAATCATCTCGGAGTAAAGTCGTTGGCTAAAAAAGTAATCCGAGTTGGGTTCTACTGGCTAACCTTGCAAAAAGATGCTACCGAGTTCATGAAGAAGTAtcagccatgccaaatgcatgcaaactttCACGTCGCTCCTCCCGAGGAGCTCATTAGCATAACTTCTCCATGACCTTTTGCAAAATGGAGATTGGATCTATTAGGACCCTTTTTTCAAGTGCCTGGACAACTAAAATATCTAATAGTGGGAGTAGACTACTTCACGAAGTGGATAGAAGCAAAACTGTTAGCTATCATCATAGCCCAGAGAAGTCGAAAGTTCCTCTACAAGAACATTATCATAACGTATAGGGTACCTCCATTCCATCACCACTGATAATAGCACTCAGTTTACCGACTCTTCCTTCAAAAACCTAGTAGCTAGCATGCAGATCAAGTATCAGTTCACTTCGGCAGAGCACCCACAAGCAAATGGGCAAACCGAGGCAGCAAATAAAGTTATACTggcaagtttaatgaaaaggtTAGAAGAGGCAAAGGGAGCATGGACTGAGGAACTCCCTCAAGTATTATGGGCATATCGGATTACACCTCAGTCAActacaggagaaacacccttctgacttgcttatggcatagaaaGTCATGATACCATTTGAAATCAACGAGAAAAGTCCAATGGTGAACTTCTACGGCGAGGTCGATAACGTACAGGGGCATAAAGAAGAACTCGAGTTACTTcccgaagtccgagaacaagcccagataagaaAAGCAGCGCTGAAAGTCATTCGAAAAAGCTTCACAACAGACGACTTGGTTTTGATCAGAAATGATATTGGCATCAACAAGTCTGGAGATGGAAAGATTGCTGCTAACTGGAAAGGGCAATACAAAATTAGTGAGGTCCTAgaaaaaggctactacaaggtgACTGACTTGAACGGCACGAATTACCTAGGTCCTgacatgcttgtaatatgaaaatgtACTATAGTTAAAGCGAACTCCACTCCCTGATATACTCTTTTTCCCGACTTCATGgttttttttccaaaaagaaGGGTTTTTCCGaagggggttttaacgaggcatcaaagtggAGGCTAAGGGACAATCATTTTTAACCCCTTAGTAGCAAAAAGTACCTTCaccaataaataaagatctttctCTACGTCTCTTTGTAAAATTCTGTtagttattatcatttttctacgAAATGCGCTGACTTAAGCTTGACAAAACGTAAAAATCTCATGCTTGACCTACGTGGTCGGCAGGATAAAATGACGAGGTACAactcggtgtaaagaggttataaaagcaaATCATGATAACTCAGAAATACCACGACCAATAAGTCAGAAAAACCGAGAAAGAATTGAAATGCATCCCGAAAATAACCTAAGTTATGAACAATTCAAATAAGAAAATTTGAATTTATGAGGAATGCAAAAAGAGATAAaaggaaaaccataaaaaataaagGCAGAAGCTATCTCAAGTCTTTGAAAAAGCTTAGACAAAACACAGCATGTCCGGATAAAAGGTTTTTCCAAAACAAAAAGATCGAAGGGGCTTTTTTCATAAAAAAGCCTAACAAAGGAAAAATTGCAGAAAAGCATGCACACACCAATTAATCTTAaaccccttatccaaaaaagggatagaaattaAACGCATTTTTTGTTAACAGCCATAAAAGGCTAGGAAAGTCAACAACAAAACCACcacaaaaagataataaaattgttcaaaaaagGGGCCCACAAGCCATGCCCCAAAATAGCCAGAAATCAATTAAGTGGAAGAAAGATTGGAATCACCAGCAGGAAGGGAAGTCGGATCAGCAGCAGGGGAGGACGGAGCAGTCTCTTCAGGATCTTGAGCGGGAACCTCTGAAGAACTCGGCAGGTCTCCTTCTAGTTACTcctcacgaggaggagactctaTTATCCTCTGTCCGCGAGTCTTCAGATTGGAGTCAGTCTAAGGTCGGGGAGGAGAAATAATAGCCCCATTCACGACTATCTTATTAGGATTGAGAGGGGAAAGGTCCAGGCCAGGAGCGATAACGCTGACTTGTTCCTTGAAGATCCTCCAAGCCTCCTCCGAGCTCTCTGCCATGGAGTCCTCCAAATCCTGATAAGCCTCCCGACCTCTTGCCAGCTCCTTCTCCAGGTCAAGATTCTCCCCAAAAAGTCTGACATAATTCTGCTCCGCCTTTTTCTTAAGGCCCTTCGCCATGGCACACTGCCCATCaacctcttctccctctcctggAGTTGAGTCCTCTCCTCCCTTAGCTCAGCGACCTCCTCCTTAAGCATCTTCTCTTCCTCTTGATAAAAGAAGATCCTCTCCTCCAATTCCTCAACCTTTTGGGTAGAGCCcaaagagctaaggagagttttTTCCAAAGTATCAAGAAGCCTCATGCATACCCCAGCTGCCTGAACACTCCCCTGAATCATAATATTAAGATGGTTTCGAACGGAAGCATCATCCATACTAATTTGAGTATGTGAAAAGATGTGATTCCGAACGAACTTGGGACCATCAAATGATGAATCCCCAAAAGATGAGCCAGAAGTCTTGCGTTTTTTTTGGGTGGGTTCAGGGGAGGAACAGGCTGGGGGatgggaggaggaagaggagaagcagaAGACAAAGTTACTAAGATCGGACGAGAAGTCCCCAGTTCACGAgggagaggagaaggaggaggagcaCCAGCAGCCCTGGCAGCAATAACCTGGGCCTGAGACCTCTTCTTGGCCTCCTGGAATTTTTGGTAAGAGGTGCTAGAACCTttcttcaccatctctgaaaaaggAGAAAACAAAGAGTTAGTCTACAAATTGGAAGACCATAAGTTGGAAGCAACAAATCGAAAGATTACAAGTCGGAAGTTATCAAAATCAATAATGCAGCTACCTAATTGGGTCCGCACGAAACTCGGAGACCCCTGAAGAAATTTTTTGGTATTCAGGTAAGGGGCTCTCCCCCAAGCTTCCTGGAAGAACCCCACTATGGCCTCCTCAACTTCATCCAAATCATCTGGACCGTACTTTTCTATAGAAGAAGCCTTTAGCCAATATAGAGGAAAGAGGGGGCTAGAATGTTCATCAAGGAAAAAGGGATGGTGACCCTCTACTGCTTggattttgaagaaaaaaatcttgaaatcatgaaaggactcgtcaaacatggagaaAACTCTCCGACCTTGAATGGCCCGGAAAGATACCCACCGCTGCATATTATTTTGCCCACTAAAGGACTTGGTcatatgaaaaatataaaagaaaatcttTAAAGAAGTCAAAAAATCTAATTCTCAGCTAACAAGTTGGTAAATTTTCATGAAATTCCAAGAGTTAGGGTGAAGCTGGGTGGGAGCGAGGCGACAATGAGACAATACAGCTATTTCAAAGTCAAAAAATGGTAGAAGAACCCCCAGACGGGTAAACGAACAATCGTACATAAAAAGAAAGGAGGGTCAGCTTCAGTAGCCTCCCCAAAACAAACCCAGTCTTTAGGACCCGGGGCAATCAACTCATACTTGGGCTCATCATCATCAGAGCAAAAAATCCTATAGTGGGTGCAGAGATCGGTGATATAGTCTGTGTCTACTAAGGGACTCTTCCCAAGAACCGTATCATTTACCTACTTAGAAACATGAGAAGTCATCTTTT
Coding sequences within it:
- the LOC114927782 gene encoding uncharacterized protein, with amino-acid sequence MDIAVRMVQWAIELSEFDLKYETWTAIKVHCLTDFVVEYAGDQEESSTTWELYVDGFFNKVGSGAGIILVNQEGTQVEVSLKFEFPASNNQAEYKALIAGLKLAKEVGATKVVVFSNFQVVTSQINREYQVKDPNMKRYLDKTLDYLGRFIETEVKHIIRDLNSRADALSKLAITKLGGNNRSLI